Proteins found in one Zea mays cultivar B73 chromosome 1, Zm-B73-REFERENCE-NAM-5.0, whole genome shotgun sequence genomic segment:
- the LOC103643732 gene encoding B3 domain-containing protein Os03g0619800 isoform X3 produces the protein MNIVCEVCGDIGYRQLLLCCGDCKRYAVHQYCLDKVVFDATLLEWFCYECLQRRGEVTCVASLEQVSSESPLSHAHFGPLVHQRTTKRVESVTGPYSPSDDCEELFSYPGIESIPSVQEISVDPIKTSSISEHDTIEAAASSERFTECQKASSCREGITVKMAMAPSSYENSGEDIFSENVFLEYVLAYKCYLSKAQKKRVMELIQEIQPEFTVFISIMRRGNVRPPGPFLGINKEYANAHFPDKSTNVTLEMPDKSKKWHPKFYRRDVSRTCMLTGQWLDFVCDNHVQEGDICLLLPTKDEIRCTFMVYVLHETTHSSRGEAGFQMGGPCPGASGVASEIHVEEEPTTGEHVSSESDMREIPHESLSRGDSDDQFEPPYFVPCKSPLSESQKRMVEERVRAIRSEIPICVAVMKNNNVGVAQRWMLELGSRYGSVYLPTKGQTILLQCGGTTWKAKLMFHNGRRWFLNGGWPNFARGNGLRVGDICLFELKKKDSKLTMAVHIIRREKF, from the exons AACATTGTGTGTGAAGTATGTGGAGATATTGGTTACAGACAACTTCTGCTATGTTGCGGAGACTGTAAGCGTTATGCTGTGCACCA GTACTGTTTGGACAAAGTTGTTTTCGATGCAACGTTGCTAGAATGGTTCTGTTATGAATGCCTACAAAGGCGTGGTGAAGTTACTTGCGTCGCATCTCTAGAACAGGTGTCAAGTGAAAGCccactaagtcatgctcattttgGTCCTCTAGTACATCAGCGTACTACTAAGAGGGTGGAGTCAGTAACAGGGCCATATTCACCCAGTGATGACTGTGAGGAATTATTTTCCTACCCTGGCATAGAAAGCATCCCAAGTGTTCAAGAAATAAGTGTAGATCCCATTAAGACTTCAAGTATTTCTGAACATGATACCATAGAAGCAGCTGCAAGCAGTGAAAGATTCACGGAGTGTCAAAAGGCTAGCTCCTGTCGCGAGGGGATAACTGTGAAGATGGCTATGGCGCCCTCATCATATGAGAACTCAG GAGAAGACATTTTCTCTGAAAATGTATTTTTGGAATATGTTTTGGCATATAAATGTTATCTATCTAAAGCACAAAAGAAGAGAGTAATGGAGCTTATTCAGGAAATTCAACCTGAATTCACAGTTTTTATATCAATAATGCGGAGGGGCAATGTGCGACCTCCGGGTCCTTTTCTG GGAATTAACAAGGAATATGCAAATGCACATTTCCCAGATAAAAGCACAAATGTCACTCTTGAGATGCCTGACAAGAGCAAGAAGTGGCATCCCAAATTCTACAGAAGAGATGTAAGCAGAACCTGCATGCTTACGGGACAGTGGCTAGACTTTGTCTGCGACAATCATGTGCAGGAGGGAGATATATGCCTCCTTTTACCGACAAAAGATGAGATAAGATGCACGTTTATGGTCTATGTTCTTCATGAAACAACTCATTCTTCTAGAGGTGAGGCTGGCTTTCAAATGGGTGGCCCATGCCCTGGTGCATCTGGTGTGGCTTCAGAAATCCATGTTGAGGAGGAACCAACCACTG GGGAACATGTTTCTTCAGAAAGTGATATGCGAGAAATTCCTCATGAATCTCTCTCGAGAGGAGACTCTGATGATCAATTTGAGCCTCCATACTTTGTACCATGCAAGAGTCCTCTATCTGAATCCCAAAAGAGAATGGTTGAGGAGCGAGTGCGAGCTATCCGATCTGAAATTCCCATTTGTGTGGCAGTAATGAAGAACAACAATGTTGGTGTCGCTCAACGTTGGATGCTA GAATTAGGTTCACGATATGGTTCGGTATATCTCCCAACTAAAGGGCAAACCATATTGCTCCAGTGCGGGGGGACGACATGGAAGGCAAAATTGATGTTTCATAATGGTAGAAGGTGGTTTCTGAATGGAGGTTGGCCCAATTTTGCTCGCGGCAATGGCCTGCGTGTGGGTGACATCTGTCTATTCGAACTGAAGAAGAAAGACAGTAAGCTTACCATGGCAGTCCACATCATTCGCAGGGAGAAGTTTTAG
- the LOC103643732 gene encoding B3 domain-containing protein Os03g0619800 isoform X2, with protein sequence MAISLEQFDYLRYINIVCEVCGDIGYRQLLLCCGDCKRYAVHQYCLDKVVFDATLLEWFCYECLQRRGEVTCVASLEQVSSESPLSHAHFGPLVHQRTTKRVESVTGPYSPSDDCEELFSYPGIESIPSVQEISVDPIKTSSISEHDTIEAAASSERFTECQKASSCREGITVKMAMAPSSYENSGEDIFSENVFLEYVLAYKCYLSKAQKKRVMELIQEIQPEFTVFISIMRRGNVRPPGPFLGINKEYANAHFPDKSTNVTLEMPDKSKKWHPKFYRRDVSRTCMLTGQWLDFVCDNHVQEGDICLLLPTKDEIRCTFMVYVLHETTHSSRGEAGFQMGGPCPGASGVASEIHVEEEPTTESDMREIPHESLSRGDSDDQFEPPYFVPCKSPLSESQKRMVEERVRAIRSEIPICVAVMKNNNVGVAQRWMLELGSRYGSVYLPTKGQTILLQCGGTTWKAKLMFHNGRRWFLNGGWPNFARGNGLRVGDICLFELKKKDSKLTMAVHIIRREKF encoded by the exons ATGGCGATTTCGCTGGAACAATTTGATTATTTGAGATACATA AACATTGTGTGTGAAGTATGTGGAGATATTGGTTACAGACAACTTCTGCTATGTTGCGGAGACTGTAAGCGTTATGCTGTGCACCA GTACTGTTTGGACAAAGTTGTTTTCGATGCAACGTTGCTAGAATGGTTCTGTTATGAATGCCTACAAAGGCGTGGTGAAGTTACTTGCGTCGCATCTCTAGAACAGGTGTCAAGTGAAAGCccactaagtcatgctcattttgGTCCTCTAGTACATCAGCGTACTACTAAGAGGGTGGAGTCAGTAACAGGGCCATATTCACCCAGTGATGACTGTGAGGAATTATTTTCCTACCCTGGCATAGAAAGCATCCCAAGTGTTCAAGAAATAAGTGTAGATCCCATTAAGACTTCAAGTATTTCTGAACATGATACCATAGAAGCAGCTGCAAGCAGTGAAAGATTCACGGAGTGTCAAAAGGCTAGCTCCTGTCGCGAGGGGATAACTGTGAAGATGGCTATGGCGCCCTCATCATATGAGAACTCAG GAGAAGACATTTTCTCTGAAAATGTATTTTTGGAATATGTTTTGGCATATAAATGTTATCTATCTAAAGCACAAAAGAAGAGAGTAATGGAGCTTATTCAGGAAATTCAACCTGAATTCACAGTTTTTATATCAATAATGCGGAGGGGCAATGTGCGACCTCCGGGTCCTTTTCTG GGAATTAACAAGGAATATGCAAATGCACATTTCCCAGATAAAAGCACAAATGTCACTCTTGAGATGCCTGACAAGAGCAAGAAGTGGCATCCCAAATTCTACAGAAGAGATGTAAGCAGAACCTGCATGCTTACGGGACAGTGGCTAGACTTTGTCTGCGACAATCATGTGCAGGAGGGAGATATATGCCTCCTTTTACCGACAAAAGATGAGATAAGATGCACGTTTATGGTCTATGTTCTTCATGAAACAACTCATTCTTCTAGAGGTGAGGCTGGCTTTCAAATGGGTGGCCCATGCCCTGGTGCATCTGGTGTGGCTTCAGAAATCCATGTTGAGGAGGAACCAACCACTG AAAGTGATATGCGAGAAATTCCTCATGAATCTCTCTCGAGAGGAGACTCTGATGATCAATTTGAGCCTCCATACTTTGTACCATGCAAGAGTCCTCTATCTGAATCCCAAAAGAGAATGGTTGAGGAGCGAGTGCGAGCTATCCGATCTGAAATTCCCATTTGTGTGGCAGTAATGAAGAACAACAATGTTGGTGTCGCTCAACGTTGGATGCTA GAATTAGGTTCACGATATGGTTCGGTATATCTCCCAACTAAAGGGCAAACCATATTGCTCCAGTGCGGGGGGACGACATGGAAGGCAAAATTGATGTTTCATAATGGTAGAAGGTGGTTTCTGAATGGAGGTTGGCCCAATTTTGCTCGCGGCAATGGCCTGCGTGTGGGTGACATCTGTCTATTCGAACTGAAGAAGAAAGACAGTAAGCTTACCATGGCAGTCCACATCATTCGCAGGGAGAAGTTTTAG
- the LOC103643732 gene encoding B3 domain-containing protein Os03g0619800 isoform X1 — MAISLEQFDYLRYINIVCEVCGDIGYRQLLLCCGDCKRYAVHQYCLDKVVFDATLLEWFCYECLQRRGEVTCVASLEQVSSESPLSHAHFGPLVHQRTTKRVESVTGPYSPSDDCEELFSYPGIESIPSVQEISVDPIKTSSISEHDTIEAAASSERFTECQKASSCREGITVKMAMAPSSYENSGEDIFSENVFLEYVLAYKCYLSKAQKKRVMELIQEIQPEFTVFISIMRRGNVRPPGPFLGINKEYANAHFPDKSTNVTLEMPDKSKKWHPKFYRRDVSRTCMLTGQWLDFVCDNHVQEGDICLLLPTKDEIRCTFMVYVLHETTHSSRGEAGFQMGGPCPGASGVASEIHVEEEPTTGEHVSSESDMREIPHESLSRGDSDDQFEPPYFVPCKSPLSESQKRMVEERVRAIRSEIPICVAVMKNNNVGVAQRWMLELGSRYGSVYLPTKGQTILLQCGGTTWKAKLMFHNGRRWFLNGGWPNFARGNGLRVGDICLFELKKKDSKLTMAVHIIRREKF; from the exons ATGGCGATTTCGCTGGAACAATTTGATTATTTGAGATACATA AACATTGTGTGTGAAGTATGTGGAGATATTGGTTACAGACAACTTCTGCTATGTTGCGGAGACTGTAAGCGTTATGCTGTGCACCA GTACTGTTTGGACAAAGTTGTTTTCGATGCAACGTTGCTAGAATGGTTCTGTTATGAATGCCTACAAAGGCGTGGTGAAGTTACTTGCGTCGCATCTCTAGAACAGGTGTCAAGTGAAAGCccactaagtcatgctcattttgGTCCTCTAGTACATCAGCGTACTACTAAGAGGGTGGAGTCAGTAACAGGGCCATATTCACCCAGTGATGACTGTGAGGAATTATTTTCCTACCCTGGCATAGAAAGCATCCCAAGTGTTCAAGAAATAAGTGTAGATCCCATTAAGACTTCAAGTATTTCTGAACATGATACCATAGAAGCAGCTGCAAGCAGTGAAAGATTCACGGAGTGTCAAAAGGCTAGCTCCTGTCGCGAGGGGATAACTGTGAAGATGGCTATGGCGCCCTCATCATATGAGAACTCAG GAGAAGACATTTTCTCTGAAAATGTATTTTTGGAATATGTTTTGGCATATAAATGTTATCTATCTAAAGCACAAAAGAAGAGAGTAATGGAGCTTATTCAGGAAATTCAACCTGAATTCACAGTTTTTATATCAATAATGCGGAGGGGCAATGTGCGACCTCCGGGTCCTTTTCTG GGAATTAACAAGGAATATGCAAATGCACATTTCCCAGATAAAAGCACAAATGTCACTCTTGAGATGCCTGACAAGAGCAAGAAGTGGCATCCCAAATTCTACAGAAGAGATGTAAGCAGAACCTGCATGCTTACGGGACAGTGGCTAGACTTTGTCTGCGACAATCATGTGCAGGAGGGAGATATATGCCTCCTTTTACCGACAAAAGATGAGATAAGATGCACGTTTATGGTCTATGTTCTTCATGAAACAACTCATTCTTCTAGAGGTGAGGCTGGCTTTCAAATGGGTGGCCCATGCCCTGGTGCATCTGGTGTGGCTTCAGAAATCCATGTTGAGGAGGAACCAACCACTG GGGAACATGTTTCTTCAGAAAGTGATATGCGAGAAATTCCTCATGAATCTCTCTCGAGAGGAGACTCTGATGATCAATTTGAGCCTCCATACTTTGTACCATGCAAGAGTCCTCTATCTGAATCCCAAAAGAGAATGGTTGAGGAGCGAGTGCGAGCTATCCGATCTGAAATTCCCATTTGTGTGGCAGTAATGAAGAACAACAATGTTGGTGTCGCTCAACGTTGGATGCTA GAATTAGGTTCACGATATGGTTCGGTATATCTCCCAACTAAAGGGCAAACCATATTGCTCCAGTGCGGGGGGACGACATGGAAGGCAAAATTGATGTTTCATAATGGTAGAAGGTGGTTTCTGAATGGAGGTTGGCCCAATTTTGCTCGCGGCAATGGCCTGCGTGTGGGTGACATCTGTCTATTCGAACTGAAGAAGAAAGACAGTAAGCTTACCATGGCAGTCCACATCATTCGCAGGGAGAAGTTTTAG